Proteins from a single region of Phycisphaeraceae bacterium D3-23:
- a CDS encoding right-handed parallel beta-helix repeat-containing protein, with the protein MMFANMFVSDRPRTRWAGPIVLLCCAVLMALAAGPARASIVYVSGISGIDDGQRVTGELNLQTHVIGRADMTLYELSGPISRYYARTGPTPALSVDALTGKAIPWDISTFPEGDYQLRVTAVLKDGADHSATVRFSIRHDLTNTEQNSILIDVDETLPPAQDGGESGAQVPQVVVVGGSSSDSGPVSVLGNLEAASELPAVHFRDQPDNYTRGSGGVLRVGIGGPMPAGGDIIVIAWSKTEARIIDEFAHALDLDDPAIRADRLDLLPAGETQIQLLVRQASQIHQIVRMNLDIVVRDTPESALPEVGFVDPPSTYERGSGEAIRVSLAQSMPEGGDILALAWSKEEQRMVEAFAFIVGDDLLIPAQALDVLPAGGIQLQLLARLNNELQQRVTHALQLNEAVVPEPPTVVPLPGVGFVAPPSTYHHASGEDVAVSVVGPMPSNADIVVVAWSDSQQGMVSDFAFTMDSGDWRIPAEQMELLPLGRVEVQLLLRRDNEVHSVTAHQMEIAPPTPVVLPTPDPDFRPVVSFGQTPTQHAIGSGQGIDIQSTGAFPEGTDLLVIAWSVDLGQLVDAFAFTLSDGPLEITAAQMDLLPAGDVILQLMPRADNSAYAQVTHRINIVQPGSSGGGEVDVLPNSGEPGNTTDPMPDDGPDSSPDGNPDGNPDETIDGSDAEPGDGGDGEGPKPDAVEVTFASGTANTHLRGANAPLALSFSGPLPSGSSIRVQAWSTDLDRYVSLFTQTLDEGPWEIASTQLDLLADGSYRIDVALFVPGEPAAHVQHHLIVSSPNAGDQDASPESPAAGFTAYTRSDDTRVIYVSADGDDANNGLAPGTAVRTLERGAELVRDGRPDWMLVRRGDVFDLPVDENGPFRYWDKGGRSYDEPMIVGAYGDANAPRPRINSNGRGVLRSISESHLVFRDLHFTANFRDPHGPEFDGGDEMETGISVSATTDLRFEACLVEYFSMNIMFRDGSNSVDPTLRGIMLHRCTIRNAYAHGETDSSGLYLKLADGVTINECLFDHNGWDEDVPESVRRGRNHNIYFSNCKNITVHGNIIARESYLALKIRCEVEGLTRNVEVTDNLFLECAYPMDMGANGPKDQINFVNVTIRGNVCVRTTGWPLDAPRGTGMKITRVAHARVSQNLFVDNGPNGPDKNEAFRVDGESDLEDIMVYDNDGILPLLEGEELFSTHYRQREDHDDIEFQNNRENVADSRYVDADRSIEVYLQGIGSSSIDDFLQRATRQDSVNWDTALMADSVSSYYREGFTLTLFD; encoded by the coding sequence ATGATGTTCGCCAATATGTTTGTCAGTGATCGGCCGCGGACGCGGTGGGCCGGCCCCATCGTGTTGCTGTGCTGCGCCGTGTTGATGGCGCTAGCCGCGGGCCCTGCGCGGGCGTCGATCGTGTACGTCAGCGGCATCAGTGGGATCGACGATGGCCAGCGCGTCACCGGCGAACTGAACCTACAAACGCACGTCATCGGCCGCGCCGACATGACGCTCTACGAGCTCTCCGGCCCGATCAGCCGCTACTACGCCCGCACGGGCCCCACCCCCGCGCTGTCGGTCGATGCGCTGACGGGCAAAGCCATCCCCTGGGACATCTCGACGTTCCCCGAGGGCGATTACCAGCTGCGGGTGACGGCGGTGCTCAAGGACGGTGCGGACCACTCGGCAACGGTTCGGTTCTCGATCCGGCACGACTTGACAAATACCGAACAAAACAGTATCTTGATTGACGTGGACGAGACCCTTCCCCCGGCCCAAGACGGCGGCGAGAGCGGTGCGCAAGTACCGCAGGTCGTGGTGGTGGGGGGCAGTTCAAGCGACTCGGGCCCCGTCAGCGTGCTGGGCAATCTTGAGGCCGCCAGCGAACTCCCCGCAGTACATTTCCGCGACCAGCCCGACAACTACACCCGTGGCTCGGGCGGTGTGCTACGTGTGGGCATCGGCGGGCCGATGCCTGCGGGCGGCGACATCATTGTGATCGCTTGGTCGAAGACCGAGGCACGCATTATTGATGAATTCGCACACGCGCTCGACCTGGACGACCCCGCGATTCGTGCAGATCGGCTCGATTTGCTGCCCGCCGGCGAGACGCAGATCCAGTTGCTGGTCCGCCAAGCGTCGCAGATCCACCAAATCGTCCGGATGAACCTCGACATTGTGGTCCGCGATACCCCCGAGTCGGCGCTGCCGGAGGTCGGCTTTGTCGATCCACCCAGCACTTACGAGCGCGGCAGCGGTGAAGCGATCCGTGTCAGCCTGGCCCAATCGATGCCCGAGGGCGGCGACATCCTCGCGCTGGCGTGGTCGAAGGAAGAACAGCGGATGGTCGAGGCGTTCGCGTTCATCGTGGGCGACGACCTGCTGATCCCGGCGCAGGCACTGGACGTGCTCCCCGCCGGGGGTATCCAGCTCCAGTTGCTGGCTCGGCTGAACAACGAATTGCAGCAGCGTGTGACCCATGCGCTCCAGCTCAACGAGGCCGTGGTGCCCGAGCCGCCTACCGTGGTGCCGCTGCCCGGCGTGGGCTTTGTTGCGCCGCCCTCGACGTACCACCACGCATCGGGCGAAGATGTCGCGGTCTCCGTCGTCGGCCCGATGCCCAGCAACGCAGACATCGTCGTCGTCGCTTGGTCAGACAGCCAGCAGGGCATGGTTTCGGACTTCGCGTTCACGATGGATAGCGGCGACTGGCGTATCCCCGCCGAGCAGATGGAGCTGCTGCCGCTGGGCCGAGTTGAGGTCCAGCTGCTGCTCCGCCGGGACAACGAAGTACACTCGGTCACAGCGCACCAGATGGAGATCGCGCCGCCGACCCCGGTCGTCCTGCCGACCCCCGACCCCGACTTCCGCCCCGTGGTTTCGTTTGGCCAGACGCCCACGCAGCATGCCATCGGCTCGGGTCAGGGGATCGATATCCAGTCGACCGGCGCCTTCCCAGAGGGCACCGACCTGCTGGTGATTGCCTGGTCGGTCGATCTGGGTCAACTGGTGGACGCGTTCGCGTTTACGCTGAGCGACGGTCCCCTTGAGATCACCGCCGCGCAGATGGACCTGCTGCCTGCGGGCGATGTCATCCTGCAGCTCATGCCGCGTGCCGACAACAGCGCCTACGCCCAGGTGACGCACCGCATCAACATTGTGCAGCCCGGCAGTAGCGGCGGCGGCGAGGTCGATGTGCTGCCCAATAGCGGCGAGCCGGGCAACACGACGGACCCGATGCCCGACGACGGGCCTGACAGCAGCCCCGACGGCAACCCCGACGGCAACCCCGACGAGACGATTGACGGCAGCGACGCTGAGCCCGGCGATGGTGGCGACGGCGAAGGCCCCAAGCCGGATGCGGTCGAGGTTACCTTTGCCAGCGGCACCGCCAACACGCACCTGCGTGGGGCGAACGCGCCGCTTGCGCTGTCGTTCTCGGGGCCACTCCCGTCGGGCTCGAGTATCCGGGTGCAGGCCTGGTCTACGGACCTGGACCGCTACGTCTCGCTCTTCACGCAGACGCTCGACGAGGGGCCTTGGGAGATCGCATCGACCCAGCTCGACCTGCTTGCCGACGGCAGCTACCGCATCGACGTTGCGCTGTTTGTGCCCGGCGAGCCCGCCGCCCACGTCCAGCACCACCTGATTGTCAGCTCGCCCAACGCGGGCGACCAGGACGCTTCGCCCGAATCTCCCGCCGCCGGGTTTACGGCCTACACACGCTCGGACGACACCCGGGTGATCTACGTTTCGGCCGATGGCGATGATGCCAACAACGGGCTGGCGCCCGGCACGGCGGTGCGTACGCTTGAGCGCGGCGCGGAGCTGGTGCGCGACGGGAGGCCCGACTGGATGCTGGTCCGCCGCGGCGATGTGTTCGACCTGCCTGTCGATGAGAACGGCCCGTTCCGCTACTGGGACAAGGGCGGCCGATCCTACGACGAGCCCATGATCGTCGGCGCGTATGGCGATGCGAACGCGCCGCGCCCCCGCATCAACTCGAACGGACGCGGCGTGCTCCGCAGCATCAGTGAGTCGCACCTGGTCTTCCGTGACCTGCACTTCACCGCCAACTTCCGCGACCCCCATGGGCCCGAGTTTGATGGCGGCGACGAGATGGAGACCGGCATCAGCGTTAGCGCGACGACCGACCTCCGTTTCGAGGCCTGCCTGGTCGAGTACTTCTCGATGAACATCATGTTCCGCGACGGCAGCAACTCGGTCGACCCGACGCTCCGCGGCATCATGCTTCATCGCTGCACGATCCGCAACGCCTACGCGCACGGCGAGACCGACTCGAGCGGGCTCTACCTCAAGCTTGCCGACGGCGTGACGATCAACGAGTGCCTCTTCGACCACAACGGCTGGGATGAGGACGTGCCCGAGTCCGTCCGGCGCGGGCGAAACCACAACATCTACTTCAGCAACTGCAAGAACATTACGGTCCACGGCAACATCATCGCCCGCGAGTCCTACCTCGCGCTGAAGATCCGCTGTGAGGTCGAGGGGCTCACCCGGAACGTCGAGGTCACCGACAACCTGTTTCTCGAGTGTGCCTACCCGATGGACATGGGCGCGAATGGCCCCAAGGACCAGATCAACTTTGTCAACGTCACGATCCGCGGCAACGTCTGTGTCCGCACGACGGGCTGGCCGCTGGACGCGCCGCGCGGCACGGGCATGAAGATCACGCGGGTCGCCCACGCCCGTGTCTCCCAGAACCTCTTTGTCGACAACGGCCCCAACGGGCCTGACAAGAACGAGGCCTTCCGCGTTGACGGCGAATCCGACCTCGAAGACATCATGGTCTACGACAACGACGGTATCCTCCCGCTGCTCGAGGGCGAAGAACTGTTCAGCACGCACTACCGCCAGCGCGAGGACCACGACGACATCGAGTTCCAGAACAACCGCGAGAATGTCGCCGATAGCCGCTATGTCGACGCGGACCGCAGCATCGAGGTGTATCTTCAGGGCATCGGCAGTTCGTCGATCGACGATTTCCTGCAGCGCGCGACCCGGCAGGACTCGGTCAACTGGGACACCGCCCTGATGGCGGACAGCGTCTCGTCGTACTACCGAGAAGGTTTCACGTTGACGTTGTTTGATTGA
- a CDS encoding class I SAM-dependent methyltransferase, whose amino-acid sequence MIQSYASNYRRLWDRHWWWRSRRVFVRRLVKRLTLPEGAKVLDIGCGDGLFFDELGKLGEVYGIEPDARLIRDDNPHRERIEVTPFGPDYQTDRRYDLITMLDVLEHIEDDRGTLQRVHELLAPGGYLVMTVPAMKWLWSMHDVANQHFRRYSRKELRGKIDEQGLELQDSGYTFGWTVGAMLARRAISPASESGQGAVDYAVRTPPGPINASLYGLTRLEQTVTRPFGTPMGSSAYAVARRAA is encoded by the coding sequence ATGATTCAAAGCTACGCATCCAACTACCGTCGGTTGTGGGACCGGCACTGGTGGTGGCGGTCTCGCCGGGTGTTCGTCAGGCGGCTGGTCAAGCGGCTCACGCTCCCCGAAGGCGCGAAGGTGCTCGACATCGGTTGCGGCGACGGGCTGTTCTTTGATGAACTCGGCAAGCTCGGCGAGGTCTACGGCATCGAGCCCGACGCGCGCCTCATCCGCGATGACAACCCCCACCGCGAGCGTATCGAAGTCACGCCGTTCGGCCCGGACTACCAGACCGACCGGCGCTACGATCTGATTACCATGCTCGACGTCCTCGAACATATCGAAGACGACCGCGGCACGCTGCAGCGCGTCCACGAGTTGCTCGCGCCCGGCGGCTACCTCGTGATGACCGTGCCCGCGATGAAGTGGCTCTGGAGCATGCACGACGTAGCGAACCAGCACTTCCGCCGCTACTCCCGCAAGGAGCTGCGCGGCAAGATCGACGAGCAGGGGCTCGAGCTGCAAGACAGCGGCTACACCTTCGGGTGGACCGTGGGCGCGATGCTCGCCCGCCGCGCGATTTCGCCAGCCAGCGAGTCGGGCCAGGGCGCCGTGGACTACGCCGTCCGCACCCCGCCCGGGCCGATCAACGCCTCGCTCTATGGCCTGACCCGGCTCGAACAAACCGTTACCCGACCCTTCGGCACGCCGATGGGGTCCTCCGCCTACGCCGTGGCACGCCGTGCCGCCTGA
- a CDS encoding glycosyltransferase family 2 protein, with protein MEQLPTISIIMTAYNSGKYVEDAVRSLMAQDFEDFELVIVNDGSKDDTGTILDELAKEDGRIRVFHQINTGICAASNFAVSRTRSDIIARMDSDDVAHPDRLGKQLAYMREHELDCLGTYVEFIDHKGRLLTTIKSPHEDAAIQETLMRGHCCIWHTSAMFTRAVFDKAGGYDEDFDCSVDMDLWLRIAEAGRLGNVPECLQQYRMHLGSVSSRGRRKQRDMGREACERAARRRGVACKFTAHEDWRPGNDRVSRFTYALRFGWWAFNSGEQYTAAVYGLKAIGLHPWSLRGWRLLGSALLKPRRKSEGVTA; from the coding sequence ATGGAACAACTACCCACCATCTCGATCATTATGACCGCGTACAACTCCGGGAAGTACGTCGAAGACGCGGTGCGCAGCCTAATGGCACAGGACTTCGAAGACTTCGAGTTGGTTATCGTCAACGACGGCTCGAAAGACGACACGGGGACGATCCTCGACGAGCTCGCCAAAGAAGATGGCCGAATCCGGGTGTTCCACCAGATCAACACCGGCATCTGCGCGGCGAGCAACTTTGCCGTGAGCCGGACGCGCAGCGACATCATCGCGCGGATGGACAGCGACGACGTCGCCCACCCCGACCGTCTGGGCAAGCAGCTCGCCTACATGCGTGAGCACGAGTTAGACTGCCTGGGCACCTACGTCGAGTTCATCGACCACAAGGGCCGGCTGCTGACGACGATCAAGTCGCCCCACGAGGACGCCGCGATCCAGGAAACCCTGATGCGTGGCCACTGCTGCATCTGGCACACCAGCGCGATGTTCACCCGCGCCGTCTTCGACAAGGCGGGGGGCTACGACGAAGACTTCGACTGCAGCGTCGATATGGACCTCTGGCTGCGCATCGCGGAGGCCGGCCGGCTGGGCAATGTCCCCGAGTGCCTGCAGCAGTACCGCATGCACCTGGGCTCGGTGAGTTCGCGCGGTCGGCGCAAGCAGCGCGACATGGGGCGCGAGGCCTGCGAGCGCGCGGCGCGTCGGCGAGGGGTGGCGTGCAAGTTCACGGCCCACGAAGACTGGCGGCCGGGCAACGACCGCGTTTCACGATTCACCTACGCCCTCCGCTTCGGCTGGTGGGCATTCAACAGCGGAGAACAGTACACCGCCGCGGTGTACGGGCTGAAAGCGATCGGGTTACACCCGTGGAGTCTCCGGGGATGGCGTCTATTGGGCAGCGCGCTGCTCAAGCCACGCCGCAAAAGTGAGGGGGTGACGGCATGA
- a CDS encoding glycosyltransferase family 2 protein: protein MQNANQQTGKRTMLSIVMPCHNEQEVLPETYKRTTAFGQTLVDQGMDYEIVFVNDGSKDQTGQILDRFTEQDTHIRVVHLTRNFGHQPAVTAGLTVARGDAVALLDADLQDPPEVLADFLDKWREGYQVVYAVRKKRKEWFGKRLAYWAFYRLFALISELDMPLDSGDFCLLDRSAVDLLNGLPERQRFVRGLRTWIGLKQTGVAYERDARQAGQPSYTFRSLLRLASDGMVSFSVAPLRLTTRLGIFGVVCAIGLGIWVLIVAFSERHGPQGWASLACLILFLSSIQLISLGIIGEYMARIFLEVKGRPTFLIGRIEGGENESQSESPQAMQTPEQQPIDQYAAS from the coding sequence ATGCAAAACGCGAATCAACAGACCGGCAAGCGCACGATGCTCAGCATTGTCATGCCCTGTCACAACGAGCAGGAAGTCCTGCCCGAGACGTACAAGCGCACCACCGCGTTTGGCCAGACCCTCGTCGACCAGGGGATGGACTACGAGATCGTCTTCGTCAACGACGGCAGCAAGGACCAGACGGGGCAGATCCTCGACCGCTTCACCGAGCAGGATACGCACATCCGCGTGGTTCACCTCACACGCAACTTCGGGCACCAGCCCGCGGTCACGGCGGGGCTCACCGTCGCGCGCGGCGACGCCGTCGCGCTGCTCGACGCCGACCTGCAGGACCCGCCCGAGGTCTTGGCCGACTTCTTGGACAAGTGGCGCGAAGGGTATCAAGTCGTTTACGCGGTCCGCAAAAAACGCAAGGAGTGGTTCGGTAAACGCCTGGCCTACTGGGCGTTCTACCGCCTGTTCGCGCTCATCAGTGAGCTTGACATGCCGCTGGACTCGGGCGACTTCTGCCTGCTCGACCGCAGCGCGGTGGACCTGCTCAACGGGCTGCCCGAGCGCCAGCGCTTTGTGCGCGGGCTGCGCACGTGGATCGGGCTCAAGCAGACCGGCGTCGCCTACGAACGCGACGCGCGGCAGGCCGGTCAGCCCAGCTACACCTTCCGCTCGCTGCTCCGCCTCGCGTCCGACGGCATGGTCAGCTTCAGTGTCGCGCCGCTCCGGCTGACGACCCGGCTGGGCATCTTTGGCGTCGTCTGCGCGATCGGGCTGGGCATCTGGGTGCTCATCGTCGCGTTCTCGGAACGTCACGGCCCACAGGGTTGGGCGTCGCTCGCCTGCCTGATCTTGTTTCTCTCGTCCATCCAGCTCATCTCGCTGGGGATTATCGGGGAGTACATGGCCCGCATCTTCCTCGAGGTCAAGGGCCGGCCGACGTTCCTTATCGGGCGTATCGAGGGCGGCGAAAACGAAAGTCAGTCCGAATCGCCCCAAGCTATGCAGACCCCCGAGCAACAGCCGATAGACCAGTACGCGGCGTCCTGA
- a CDS encoding glycosyltransferase, with protein sequence MTAPSVSIIMPVYNTEKYLAEAVDSVLAQTHRDFEFIIIDDGSDDKSLEMLEAYARRDERIRLFTRPNTGYVVALNEGLGYARGEYFARLDADDSIEPMLFEEQLARFRQDPELVVCGTNAVVMNEKSIVFGDFEVPVSHEEIDRHLLTGRSCIHHPGSMMRMSAVKEVGGYRRGLSPCEDYDLWLRLVEVGKALNLPQLLLRKRMLESSAIVSGIEKRDQLMDKILADAWARRGLPGNHTPVHTRIRDRAAFFKQWAWMALNKRKVAIARHYALPRAAPSAAGPAGLEAGRLHPPRRLRSTVSVANPNPMRITFVMPPVGMSGGIRVIAEYAQRLRARGHTVNVVAQGAKQKRMRDRVRRAVSGKGWRIPARRPSHFDGRDEGLTVLSSHRPVRGSDVPDADVIVATWWETARWVDAMPASKGAKAYLLQHDESGLPNQPADEVRATWSLPLHRIAVSRWIADRVTDAAGGDVAVVPNSVDLELFQSPPRGRQPVMTVGLMLVGQPWKGADLAAKAIAVAREQLGALRVVAFGPHDIRDRIGVGDEADVTFVQSPTQQELPTLYGRCDAWLFASRFEGFGLPLLESMACRTPVIGVPAGAAPELIAPGGGVLVEPENPASMADAIVKLAGLDDAQWRAMSDAAYGTASAYGWDDAAARFEQELRRAINGAGAEMTMTREGKTASP encoded by the coding sequence ATGACCGCACCAAGCGTCTCGATCATTATGCCCGTGTACAACACCGAGAAGTATCTCGCCGAAGCGGTGGACAGTGTCCTCGCGCAGACGCACCGCGATTTCGAGTTCATCATCATCGATGACGGCTCGGACGATAAGTCGCTCGAGATGCTCGAGGCCTACGCGCGACGCGACGAACGTATCCGCCTGTTTACGCGGCCAAACACAGGCTATGTCGTTGCGCTCAACGAGGGGCTGGGCTATGCGCGGGGGGAGTACTTCGCTCGGCTCGATGCGGACGATTCCATCGAGCCGATGCTATTCGAGGAACAGCTCGCGCGTTTTCGGCAAGACCCCGAACTGGTCGTCTGCGGCACGAACGCCGTCGTGATGAACGAGAAAAGCATCGTCTTCGGCGACTTCGAGGTCCCCGTCTCGCACGAGGAGATCGACCGCCACCTACTCACCGGCCGGTCGTGTATCCACCACCCCGGGTCGATGATGCGTATGAGCGCGGTCAAAGAGGTCGGCGGCTACCGGCGCGGGCTCTCGCCCTGCGAAGACTACGACCTCTGGCTCCGGCTGGTGGAAGTCGGCAAGGCCCTGAACCTGCCCCAACTCCTGCTGCGCAAGCGCATGCTCGAATCCAGCGCGATCGTCTCGGGCATCGAAAAACGCGACCAGCTGATGGACAAGATCCTCGCCGACGCCTGGGCCCGTCGCGGCCTGCCCGGCAACCACACGCCCGTCCACACCCGCATCCGCGACCGAGCCGCGTTCTTCAAGCAGTGGGCCTGGATGGCGCTCAATAAACGCAAGGTCGCGATCGCCAGGCACTACGCGCTCCCGCGCGCTGCGCCTTCGGCCGCTGGACCGGCAGGTCTGGAAGCTGGTCGTCTGCACCCTCCGCGGCGGTTGAGGTCCACCGTGTCTGTTGCGAACCCTAACCCGATGCGTATCACCTTTGTCATGCCCCCGGTCGGGATGAGTGGCGGTATCCGTGTCATCGCGGAGTACGCCCAGCGGCTGCGCGCGCGCGGGCACACCGTCAACGTCGTCGCGCAGGGCGCGAAGCAGAAGCGCATGCGCGACCGTGTACGGCGCGCTGTGTCGGGCAAGGGGTGGCGCATCCCCGCGCGTCGGCCGTCGCATTTCGACGGACGCGATGAAGGGCTCACCGTCCTGTCATCGCACCGCCCGGTGCGGGGGTCGGATGTGCCAGACGCGGATGTGATTGTTGCCACCTGGTGGGAGACGGCCCGCTGGGTCGACGCGATGCCCGCGAGCAAGGGGGCCAAGGCCTACCTGCTCCAGCACGACGAGTCGGGTCTGCCCAATCAGCCGGCCGACGAGGTCCGCGCGACGTGGTCGCTGCCGCTGCACCGGATCGCGGTGTCGCGGTGGATCGCCGACCGCGTGACCGATGCGGCGGGCGGCGACGTCGCGGTGGTGCCCAACAGTGTCGATCTGGAACTTTTTCAGTCTCCGCCGCGCGGCAGGCAGCCGGTGATGACGGTCGGGCTGATGCTCGTGGGCCAGCCGTGGAAGGGCGCGGACCTCGCTGCCAAGGCGATCGCTGTGGCGCGGGAGCAGCTCGGCGCGCTGCGCGTCGTCGCGTTTGGCCCGCACGACATCCGCGACCGGATCGGTGTCGGCGATGAGGCGGATGTGACTTTTGTACAATCCCCGACCCAGCAGGAGCTGCCGACGCTCTACGGCCGATGCGACGCCTGGCTGTTCGCCAGCCGGTTCGAGGGCTTTGGGCTGCCGCTGCTGGAGTCGATGGCCTGCCGGACGCCGGTGATTGGTGTCCCCGCCGGGGCGGCGCCGGAGCTGATTGCGCCGGGTGGGGGCGTGCTCGTTGAGCCCGAGAACCCCGCGTCGATGGCGGACGCGATCGTCAAGCTCGCTGGGCTCGACGACGCCCAGTGGCGGGCGATGTCCGACGCTGCTTATGGGACGGCCTCGGCGTACGGCTGGGACGACGCAGCGGCCCGATTTGAGCAAGAACTTCGCCGGGCGATCAACGGGGCCGGGGCAGAAATGACGATGACGAGAGAAGGAAAGACCGCTTCGCCATGA
- a CDS encoding oligosaccharide flippase family protein: MSQSKSILSTASPLGSGSTGGAAPAAPDKRHKGGGDQTLRKRAVRSGFWTIFGHGAGQVLRLGSNIVLAWLLVPADFGLMALVAIFMQALQMFSDIGIGPSIIQSKRGEDPAFLNTAWTIQVIRGFFLWGVACLIAYPVSLIWDPMLLKLLPIVGFTAVLQGFNSTRLQTMNRRLTVGWITMVDLIMQVVTIATMIGVAWYISASVWALVAGGFAGYLVKLILSHTVLPGQANRFAWDRSCFKELVHFGRWLFLSTIVTFLAMQVNNLLYGALMSTAAMGVYWIGYQFAQVLPVLVRRIGSRVGFAALSELYRRDEADFVHQLRRIRLILVVPINLGLAAVILLGPLFIHIFYKPEYTSAGWVIQVLAISSLAGTLNTSYGHAYMAIGSSFRNLLTILGQFIITLAATVTGYLLAGEYGFLLGIAASQWLKYPVDAFLSWKSGFWQWRIDLLLLVGSALLAVLALWASPFLVRWAEPFVAQYKGGAM, translated from the coding sequence ATGAGTCAGTCGAAGTCCATCCTGTCTACCGCCTCCCCGCTGGGCTCCGGGAGTACCGGCGGGGCTGCGCCTGCAGCGCCGGACAAGCGCCACAAGGGCGGGGGCGACCAGACGCTACGCAAGCGTGCGGTGCGCAGCGGGTTCTGGACGATCTTCGGCCACGGCGCGGGGCAGGTCCTGCGATTGGGCAGCAACATCGTCCTGGCCTGGCTCTTGGTCCCCGCTGATTTCGGGCTCATGGCCTTGGTCGCGATCTTTATGCAGGCGCTCCAGATGTTCTCGGACATCGGGATCGGCCCGAGCATTATCCAGAGCAAACGCGGCGAAGACCCCGCCTTCCTCAATACCGCCTGGACGATCCAGGTCATCCGCGGCTTCTTCCTCTGGGGTGTTGCCTGCCTGATCGCGTACCCCGTCTCGCTGATCTGGGACCCGATGCTTCTGAAGCTGTTGCCGATCGTCGGCTTCACCGCCGTGTTGCAGGGCTTCAACTCGACGCGTCTGCAGACGATGAACCGCCGGCTGACCGTCGGTTGGATCACGATGGTGGACTTGATCATGCAGGTCGTCACCATCGCCACGATGATCGGCGTGGCGTGGTACATCTCCGCCTCGGTCTGGGCGCTGGTTGCCGGCGGGTTCGCGGGGTACCTCGTCAAGCTGATCCTGAGCCATACTGTGCTGCCCGGGCAGGCCAACCGCTTTGCGTGGGACCGCTCGTGTTTCAAGGAGCTGGTCCACTTTGGCCGCTGGCTGTTCCTCAGCACGATCGTCACGTTCCTCGCGATGCAGGTGAACAACCTGCTCTACGGGGCGCTGATGTCGACCGCCGCGATGGGGGTCTACTGGATCGGCTACCAGTTCGCGCAGGTGTTGCCCGTCCTCGTGCGCCGCATCGGCTCGCGTGTCGGATTCGCGGCGCTGTCTGAGCTATACCGACGCGACGAAGCGGACTTCGTGCATCAACTCCGCCGTATCCGCCTGATCCTGGTCGTCCCGATCAATCTCGGCCTCGCCGCCGTGATTTTATTGGGCCCGCTGTTCATCCATATCTTCTATAAGCCCGAATACACCAGTGCGGGCTGGGTGATCCAGGTCCTCGCGATCAGCTCGCTCGCCGGGACGCTCAACACGAGCTACGGCCACGCGTACATGGCGATCGGCTCGAGCTTCCGCAACCTGCTCACGATTCTCGGACAGTTCATCATTACCCTCGCAGCCACCGTCACCGGCTACCTGCTGGCGGGCGAGTACGGCTTCCTCCTTGGGATCGCCGCGAGCCAATGGCTCAAGTACCCGGTCGATGCATTCTTGTCGTGGAAGAGCGGGTTCTGGCAGTGGCGGATCGACCTCCTGCTGCTCGTGGGGTCGGCGCTGCTCGCGGTGCTGGCGCTCTGGGCCTCGCCGTTCCTGGTCCGGTGGGCCGAGCCGTTTGTGGCTCAGTACAAGGGCGGTGCGATGTGA